A genomic window from Osmia bicornis bicornis chromosome 4, iOsmBic2.1, whole genome shotgun sequence includes:
- the LOC114876775 gene encoding uncharacterized protein LOC114876775 encodes MTTTTGDPSTLKSPASLSGGDLVSRLLAATPPYLYNVPLTPHSFFFSEMLRSFVQAKTEASSTSNVTNAPRRRKRSWRDARDRPLELTTKERQHHHHHHHHHHPQQPPQEKYFHSQQQQQQQPEARLESRSKQSDGYNTESKVGNFEQKPSFGGDILKTADETKSDFCKQSKNFFDERPRHFEQAQPPENMFTGELQKVKPEESHSSDRKNCNYNERSTYDERTKNTVGNQELPLLTDQKKLDFSRNFLPGLPGRGCDMLPAVKGFGLPGNVTNPEFLPSPLWYPPYPIPQSYPGIDPLHFFIDLRVSGHIWDRKLSERQLPFKGKHCSAFSVPQSKEYNSNRPLNLTRDEASTSRSSEDNPRGTNYILRQLTRTYRDIGQARKASRSETSISGESEDSSKDVDNNERSPKPEDASSASTNPEEERKDLRALIGLELVVDYVKEPKGDPSNEQTSQVTE; translated from the exons ATGACCACGACCACGGGAGATCCGTCGACCCTGAAGAGTCCAGCCTCGCTTTCCGGCGGCGATTTGGTGTCCCGTCTACTGGCGGCTACTCCTCCATACCTGTACAACGTACCCCTAACGCCGCACAGCTTCTTCTTCAGCGAAATGCTTCGTTCGTTCGTGCAAGCAAAAACCGAGGCATCCTCGACGAGTAACGTCACAAACGCGCCTCGACGTCGCAAGAGATCCTGGCGGGACGCTCGGGATCGTCCACTGGAGTTAACCACCAAAGAGAGGCAAcaccatcatcatcatcaccatcatcatcatccTCAACAGCCGCCGCAAGAGAAATACTTCCACTctcaacagcagcaacagcaacaaccgGAAGCGCGGTTGGAGAGCAGAAGTAAGCAGAGCGACGGCTATAATACCGAGAGTAAAGTGGGTAACTTCGAGCAGAAACCGAGTTTCGGCGGGGACATCTTGAAGACCGCGGACGAGACCAAATCAGATTTCTGTAAACAGAGCAAGAATTTCTTCGACGAGCGACCTCGTCACTTCGAGCAAGCTCAACCACCGGAAAACATGTTCACAGGTGAATTGCAGAAGGTGAAACCCGAGGAATCGCACTCGAGCGATcgtaaaaattgcaattataacGAGAGAAGTACGTACGACGAGCGTACCAAGAACACGGTCGGCAATCAGGAACTGCCTCTGTTGACCGATCAAAAGAAGCTCGATTTCTCGAGGAACTTTCTACCCGGCCTACCCGGAAGGGGATGCGACATGCTTCCGGCGGTGAAGGGATTCGGTTTGCCCGGCAACGTGACGAATCCAGAGTTTCTCCCCAGTCCACTCTGGTACCCGCCTTATCCGATACCTCAATCCTATCCAGGCATCGATCCGTTGCACTTCTTCATCGACCTTCGCGTGTCCGGACACATCTGGGATCGCAAGCTGAGCGAGAGGCAACTACCCTTCAAAGGGAAACACTGTTCGGCATTCAGCGTGCCTCAATCAAAGGAGTACAACAGCAATAGGCCGTTGAATTTGACCAGAGACGAAGCGAGTACGTCGAGGAGTAGCGAGGATAATCCTCGTGGTACCAATTACATCCTGAGGCAACTGACCAGGACGTACAGGGACATCGGTCAGGCACGGAAAGCGTCCAGGAGCGAGACGTCCATTTCCGGAGAGAGCGAAGACAGTTCCAAGGATGTTGATAACA ACGAGAGGTCGCCAAAGCCGGAAGACGCGTCCTCCGCGTCGACGAACCCGGAGGAGGAGAGGAAGGATCTTCGAGCGCTGATCGGGTTGGAATTGGTGGTGGATTACGTGAAAGAGCCGAAGGGAGATCCCTCGAACGAGCAGACTTCGCAAGTAACCGAATAA